A window from Brachyhypopomus gauderio isolate BG-103 chromosome 6, BGAUD_0.2, whole genome shotgun sequence encodes these proteins:
- the eno2 gene encoding gamma-enolase isoform X2 produces MKSFCLDSMSIVSIVAREILDSRGNPTVEVDLRTEKGLFRAAVPSGASTGIYEALELRDGDKNRFKGKGVLKAVGHINDTLGPALIASEISVVEQEKLDNMMIEMDGTENKSQFGANAILGVSLAICKAGAAEKHIPLYRHIAALAGNTELVLPVPAFNVINGGSHAGNKLAMQEFMVLPVGAESFRDALRVGAELYQTLRGVIKEKYGQDATNVGDEGGFAPNIVENSEALELIKTAIDKAGFTDKVVIGMDVAASEFYRDGKYDLDFKSPADPDRHITSEELLEIYQGFVNNYPVVSIEDPFDQDDWAAWTHMTGSVGIQIVGDDLTVTNPKRIEKAAEERACNCLLLKVNQIGTVTEAIQACKLAQANGWGVMVSHRSGETEDTFIADLVVGLCTGQIKTGAPCRSERLAKYNQLMRIEEELGDQARFAGHNFRNPSAL; encoded by the exons ATGAAGTCATTTTGCTTAGACTC GATGTCCATTGTGAGCATTGTTGCCAGGGAGATCCTGGACTCCCGGGGAAATCCCACAGTAGAAGTGGACCTGAGGACTGAAAAAG GACTGTTCAGGGCAGCTGTACCCAGTGGAGCATCCACAGGCATTTATGAAGCTCTAGAACTACGAGATGGAGACAAGAATCGCTTCAAGGGCAAAG GTGTACTAAAAGCTGTCGGACACATCAATGACACTCTTGGACCTGCCCTCATTGCATCC GAGATCAGTGTGGTGGAGCAGGAGAAACTCGACAATATGATGATCGAGATGGATGGCACAGAAAACAAAT CCCAGTTTGGTGCCAATGCCATTCTGGGAGTTTCCCTGGCCATCTGCAAGGCTGGTGCAGCAGAAAAGCACATCCCTCTGTATCGTCACATTGCCGCCCTGGCTGGAAACACAGAACTAGTCTTGCCAGTTCCT GCCTTTAATGTGATAAATGGTGGATCCCATGCTGGAAACAAGCTGGCCATGCAGGAGTTCATGGTGCTTCCCGTAGGTGCAGAGTCATTCCGCGATGCTCTGCGTGTGGGGGCGGAGCTCTATCAGACACTGAGGGGCGTGATCAAGGAGAAATATGGTCAGGATGCCACTAACGTGGGAGACGAAGGAGGATTTGCCCCAAACATTGTAGAAAACAGTGaag CCCTTGAACTGATAAAGACGGCCATAGACAAGGCTGGTTTCACTGATAAGGTTGTGATCGGAATGGACGTGGCTGCTTCCGAGTTCTACCGAGATGGAAAGTATGACCTGGACTTCAAATCACCGGCAGACCCTGACAGACATATCACTAGTGAGGAGCTCTTAGAGATCTACCAGGGCTTTGTCAACAACTATCCAG TGGTGTCCATTGAGGATCCCTTTGATCAGGATGACTGGGCAGCCTGGACCCACATGACTGGTTCTGTGGGGATCCAGATAGTGGGTGATGACCTAACGGTGACAAACCCAAAAAGGATAGAGAAAGCTGCAGAGGAGCGTGCGTGCAACTGCCTGCTTCTCAAGGTCAACCAAATCGGCACGGTCACGGAGGCCATCCAAGC gtgtaaGCTGGCCCAGGCCAATGGCTGGGGTGTCATGGTGAGTCACCGTTctggagagacagaggacacaTTTATCGCAGACCTTGTAGTGGGACTGTGCACTGGACAG ATAAAGACTGGAGCTCCCTGTAGATCTGAGCGCTTGGCCAAATACAACCAGCTGATGAG GATTGAGGAAGAGCTTGGCGATCAAGCACGTTTTGCAGGCCATAACTTCAGGAACCCCAGTGCACTGTAA
- the gnb3b gene encoding guanine nucleotide-binding protein G(I)/G(S)/G(T) subunit beta-3b produces the protein MAEMDKMKKEADALKTQIEEARKAVHDTDLASAATGVSPTPTIQPKTRRTLKGHLAKIYALHWATDSRLMVSASQDGKLLIWDTHSGNKINAVPLKSSWVMTCGYSPSGNLVASGGLDNICTIYNMKTPIIKTVKELDAHSGYLSCVRFLSDNEVLTSSGDTTCALWDIESGKQKTVFLNHVGDCMCLALASDMRTFISGACDSSAKLWDIRDGKCKQTFQGHSSDVNAIAYFPSGNAFVTGSDDCTCKTFDIRSDQEVMTYEDTQLNSGVTSVTLSLSGRLILAGYDNFNCNIWDSLKGEKVGVLAGHDNRVSCTGVPLDGMCVCTGSWDSFLKIWN, from the exons ATGGCAGAAATGGACAAGATGAAAAAGGAGGCCGATGCCCTGAAGACTCAGATTGAG GAGGCTCGCAAAGCTGTCCATGATACAGACTTGGCGTCTGCTGCCACTGGGGTGTCCCCAACGCCCACCATCCAGCCTAAGACCCGAAGGACACTGAAAGGCCACCTGGCTAAAATATACGCCCTGCATTGGGCTACAGATAGCAG GCTAATGGTCAGTGCTTCACAGGATGGCAAACTCCTTATATGGGACACCCACTCTGGAAACAAG ATAAATGCTGTTCCTCTAAAATCCTCATGGGTAATGACCTGTGGATATTCCCCGTCTGGAAACCTTGTGGCCAGTGGTGGACTCGACAACATCTGCACTATCTATAACATGAAGACGCCCATTATCAAGACAGTAAAAGAACTGGATGCACATTCAG GTTACCTGTCCTGCGTCCGTTTCCTTAGTGACAACGAGGTCCTCACTTCCTCTGGTGATACCACCTG TGCTCTGTGGGACATAGAGTCTGGCAAGCAGAAGACAGTCTTCCTGAATCACGTGGGTGACTGCATGTGTCTGGCTCTGGCTTCTGACATGAGGACATTCATCTCTGGGGCCTGCGACTCTTCGGCCAAGCTGTGGGACATCAGGGATGGCAAATGCAAACAGACTTTCCAGGGTCACTCCAGTGACGTCAACGCCATAGCT TACTTCCCCAGTGGAAACGCTTTTGTGACCGGCTCAGATGACTGCACCTGCAAGACGTTTGACATCCGCTCTGACCAGGAAGTGATGACCTATGAAGATACGCAGCTGAACAGCGGTGTGACGTCAGTGACCCTGTCCTTGTCAGGCCGCCTCATCCTTGCTGGTTATGACAACTTCAACTGCAACATCTGGGACTCGCTGAAGGGCGAGAAAGTTG GAGTGTTGGCTGGCCATGACAACAGGGTGAGTTGCACCGGTGTGCCACTggatggcatgtgtgtgtgcactggctCATGGGACAGTTTTCTGAAGATCTGGAACTGA
- the eno2 gene encoding gamma-enolase isoform X3: protein MSIVSIVAREILDSRGNPTVEVDLRTEKGLFRAAVPSGASTGIYEALELRDGDKNRFKGKGVLKAVGHINDTLGPALIASEISVVEQEKLDNMMIEMDGTENKSQFGANAILGVSLAICKAGAAEKHIPLYRHIAALAGNTELVLPVPAFNVINGGSHAGNKLAMQEFMVLPVGAESFRDALRVGAELYQTLRGVIKEKYGQDATNVGDEGGFAPNIVENSEALELIKTAIDKAGFTDKVVIGMDVAASEFYRDGKYDLDFKSPADPDRHITSEELLEIYQGFVNNYPVVSIEDPFDQDDWAAWTHMTGSVGIQIVGDDLTVTNPKRIEKAAEERACNCLLLKVNQIGTVTEAIQACKLAQANGWGVMVSHRSGETEDTFIADLVVGLCTGQIKTGAPCRSERLAKYNQLMRIEEELGDQARFAGHNFRNPSAL from the exons ATGTCCATTGTGAGCATTGTTGCCAGGGAGATCCTGGACTCCCGGGGAAATCCCACAGTAGAAGTGGACCTGAGGACTGAAAAAG GACTGTTCAGGGCAGCTGTACCCAGTGGAGCATCCACAGGCATTTATGAAGCTCTAGAACTACGAGATGGAGACAAGAATCGCTTCAAGGGCAAAG GTGTACTAAAAGCTGTCGGACACATCAATGACACTCTTGGACCTGCCCTCATTGCATCC GAGATCAGTGTGGTGGAGCAGGAGAAACTCGACAATATGATGATCGAGATGGATGGCACAGAAAACAAAT CCCAGTTTGGTGCCAATGCCATTCTGGGAGTTTCCCTGGCCATCTGCAAGGCTGGTGCAGCAGAAAAGCACATCCCTCTGTATCGTCACATTGCCGCCCTGGCTGGAAACACAGAACTAGTCTTGCCAGTTCCT GCCTTTAATGTGATAAATGGTGGATCCCATGCTGGAAACAAGCTGGCCATGCAGGAGTTCATGGTGCTTCCCGTAGGTGCAGAGTCATTCCGCGATGCTCTGCGTGTGGGGGCGGAGCTCTATCAGACACTGAGGGGCGTGATCAAGGAGAAATATGGTCAGGATGCCACTAACGTGGGAGACGAAGGAGGATTTGCCCCAAACATTGTAGAAAACAGTGaag CCCTTGAACTGATAAAGACGGCCATAGACAAGGCTGGTTTCACTGATAAGGTTGTGATCGGAATGGACGTGGCTGCTTCCGAGTTCTACCGAGATGGAAAGTATGACCTGGACTTCAAATCACCGGCAGACCCTGACAGACATATCACTAGTGAGGAGCTCTTAGAGATCTACCAGGGCTTTGTCAACAACTATCCAG TGGTGTCCATTGAGGATCCCTTTGATCAGGATGACTGGGCAGCCTGGACCCACATGACTGGTTCTGTGGGGATCCAGATAGTGGGTGATGACCTAACGGTGACAAACCCAAAAAGGATAGAGAAAGCTGCAGAGGAGCGTGCGTGCAACTGCCTGCTTCTCAAGGTCAACCAAATCGGCACGGTCACGGAGGCCATCCAAGC gtgtaaGCTGGCCCAGGCCAATGGCTGGGGTGTCATGGTGAGTCACCGTTctggagagacagaggacacaTTTATCGCAGACCTTGTAGTGGGACTGTGCACTGGACAG ATAAAGACTGGAGCTCCCTGTAGATCTGAGCGCTTGGCCAAATACAACCAGCTGATGAG GATTGAGGAAGAGCTTGGCGATCAAGCACGTTTTGCAGGCCATAACTTCAGGAACCCCAGTGCACTGTAA
- the tpi1a gene encoding triosephosphate isomerase A: MSSRKFFVGGNWKMNGNKESLGELITTLNTASLHDETDVVCGAPSIYLDYTRSNLDPKIGVAAQNCYKVAKGAFTGEISPAMIKDCGVDWVILGHSERRHVFGESDELIGQKVAHALESDLSVIACIGEKLEEREAGITEEVVFAQTKVIADNVSDWGKVVLAYEPVWAIGTGKTATPEEAQEVHEKLRAWMRENVSEGVADSVRIIYGGSVTGANCKELAAKADVDGFLVGGASLKPEFVDVINARA, translated from the exons ATGTCATCCAGAAAGTTTTTCGTGGGGGGTAACTGGAAAATGAATGGCAACAAAGAGAGTCTTGGAGAACTCATAACGACGCTGAACACAGCCAGCCTACACGATGAAACAG ATGTGGTGTGTGGTGCCCCATCCATTTACCTGGACTATACCAGATCCAACCTTGACCCCAAAATTGGCGTAGCTGCCCAGAACTGCTATAAGGTGGCTAAGGGTGCTTTCACTGGTGAGATTAG CCCAGCAATGATCAAGGACTGTGGCGTGGACTGGGTCATTCTAGGCCACTCAGAAAGGAGGCATGTCTTTGGTGAAAGTGATGAG CTGATTGGTCAGAAAGTGGCCCATGCTCTAGAGAGTGATTTGAGCGTAATTGCGTGTATTGGTGAGaagctggaggagagagaggctggAATCACAGAGGAGGTGGTGTTTGCACAGACCAAAGTCATTGCAG ACAATGTGAGTGACTGGGGTAAAGTTGTGTTGGCGTATGAGCCAGTTTGGGCCATTGGCACTGGCAAAACTGCCACACCAGAGGAG GCTCAGGAGGTGCATGAGAAGCTAAGGGCATGGATGAGAGAGAATGTCTCTGAGGGAGTGGCGGATTCAGTGAGGATCATCTATGGAG gctctgTGACTGGTGCTAACTGCAAGGAACTTGCGGCCAAAGCTGATGTTGATGGCttcctggtgggaggggcctcgCTTAAACCAGAGTTTGTTGATGTAATCAACGCACGGGCATAG
- the eno2 gene encoding gamma-enolase isoform X1 produces MSAGMSIVSIVAREILDSRGNPTVEVDLRTEKGLFRAAVPSGASTGIYEALELRDGDKNRFKGKGVLKAVGHINDTLGPALIASEISVVEQEKLDNMMIEMDGTENKSQFGANAILGVSLAICKAGAAEKHIPLYRHIAALAGNTELVLPVPAFNVINGGSHAGNKLAMQEFMVLPVGAESFRDALRVGAELYQTLRGVIKEKYGQDATNVGDEGGFAPNIVENSEALELIKTAIDKAGFTDKVVIGMDVAASEFYRDGKYDLDFKSPADPDRHITSEELLEIYQGFVNNYPVVSIEDPFDQDDWAAWTHMTGSVGIQIVGDDLTVTNPKRIEKAAEERACNCLLLKVNQIGTVTEAIQACKLAQANGWGVMVSHRSGETEDTFIADLVVGLCTGQIKTGAPCRSERLAKYNQLMRIEEELGDQARFAGHNFRNPSAL; encoded by the exons ATGTCTGCAGG GATGTCCATTGTGAGCATTGTTGCCAGGGAGATCCTGGACTCCCGGGGAAATCCCACAGTAGAAGTGGACCTGAGGACTGAAAAAG GACTGTTCAGGGCAGCTGTACCCAGTGGAGCATCCACAGGCATTTATGAAGCTCTAGAACTACGAGATGGAGACAAGAATCGCTTCAAGGGCAAAG GTGTACTAAAAGCTGTCGGACACATCAATGACACTCTTGGACCTGCCCTCATTGCATCC GAGATCAGTGTGGTGGAGCAGGAGAAACTCGACAATATGATGATCGAGATGGATGGCACAGAAAACAAAT CCCAGTTTGGTGCCAATGCCATTCTGGGAGTTTCCCTGGCCATCTGCAAGGCTGGTGCAGCAGAAAAGCACATCCCTCTGTATCGTCACATTGCCGCCCTGGCTGGAAACACAGAACTAGTCTTGCCAGTTCCT GCCTTTAATGTGATAAATGGTGGATCCCATGCTGGAAACAAGCTGGCCATGCAGGAGTTCATGGTGCTTCCCGTAGGTGCAGAGTCATTCCGCGATGCTCTGCGTGTGGGGGCGGAGCTCTATCAGACACTGAGGGGCGTGATCAAGGAGAAATATGGTCAGGATGCCACTAACGTGGGAGACGAAGGAGGATTTGCCCCAAACATTGTAGAAAACAGTGaag CCCTTGAACTGATAAAGACGGCCATAGACAAGGCTGGTTTCACTGATAAGGTTGTGATCGGAATGGACGTGGCTGCTTCCGAGTTCTACCGAGATGGAAAGTATGACCTGGACTTCAAATCACCGGCAGACCCTGACAGACATATCACTAGTGAGGAGCTCTTAGAGATCTACCAGGGCTTTGTCAACAACTATCCAG TGGTGTCCATTGAGGATCCCTTTGATCAGGATGACTGGGCAGCCTGGACCCACATGACTGGTTCTGTGGGGATCCAGATAGTGGGTGATGACCTAACGGTGACAAACCCAAAAAGGATAGAGAAAGCTGCAGAGGAGCGTGCGTGCAACTGCCTGCTTCTCAAGGTCAACCAAATCGGCACGGTCACGGAGGCCATCCAAGC gtgtaaGCTGGCCCAGGCCAATGGCTGGGGTGTCATGGTGAGTCACCGTTctggagagacagaggacacaTTTATCGCAGACCTTGTAGTGGGACTGTGCACTGGACAG ATAAAGACTGGAGCTCCCTGTAGATCTGAGCGCTTGGCCAAATACAACCAGCTGATGAG GATTGAGGAAGAGCTTGGCGATCAAGCACGTTTTGCAGGCCATAACTTCAGGAACCCCAGTGCACTGTAA